A portion of the Bacillus sp. es.034 genome contains these proteins:
- a CDS encoding YitT family protein — MSRDHVQLEAKKFVVVLVGSLLGAIAMNFFLIPANVYASGFTGLAQLLSSLLKEFAPFNISTGILLFILNIPVTILGWLKVGRSFTVYSFISVFLTSFFLEVLPVIKLSPDILLNAVFGGVIAAVGVGITLKWGASTGGMDIIAMILSRMKDKPVGSYFFLMNAVIITSAGFLYGWEKALYTLVTLYASTRVIDAIHTRHEKLTAMIVTKKSNELREAIHSKLIRGITTLPAKGAFSGEDKEMLIIVISRYELYELEHTIKDVDPNAFTNIVQTTGIFGFFRKD, encoded by the coding sequence ATGTCGAGAGATCATGTTCAATTAGAGGCGAAGAAATTTGTCGTGGTCCTGGTCGGATCCCTTTTAGGGGCCATTGCCATGAACTTCTTTCTTATTCCGGCAAATGTGTATGCGAGCGGCTTTACGGGACTTGCCCAGCTGCTGTCGAGCTTATTGAAGGAGTTTGCACCATTCAATATTTCAACAGGTATTTTATTATTCATCCTTAATATTCCTGTAACCATTCTGGGGTGGCTTAAGGTCGGCCGTTCCTTTACTGTGTATAGCTTTATTTCCGTGTTTCTGACTTCCTTTTTCCTGGAAGTGCTCCCGGTCATTAAATTATCACCGGACATCCTTTTGAATGCGGTATTCGGCGGGGTCATAGCCGCTGTCGGTGTCGGTATCACATTGAAATGGGGAGCATCCACCGGGGGGATGGATATCATCGCCATGATCCTGTCAAGAATGAAAGATAAGCCGGTCGGATCTTATTTCTTCTTGATGAATGCCGTGATCATCACGTCTGCAGGGTTCCTGTACGGATGGGAAAAAGCACTGTATACATTAGTGACATTATACGCTTCCACACGTGTCATCGATGCCATCCATACACGACATGAGAAGCTGACTGCGATGATCGTCACGAAGAAATCGAACGAATTGCGGGAAGCCATCCATTCCAAGCTCATAAGGGGAATCACGACGTTGCCCGCCAAAGGGGCATTTTCCGGAGAGGACAAGGAAATGTTGATCATCGTCATTTCACGGTATGAATTGTACGAGCTTGAACATACGATCAAGGACGTGGATCCTAATGCCTTTACAAATATCGTCCAGACAACCGGGATATTCGGGTTCTTTCGAAAAGATTAG
- a CDS encoding DegV family protein, with translation MTVKLFADSASDLPAAYFNEHNIELLPLKVHIDGQDYEDLITIEPKTVFNKIRDGHMPKTSQVSPDLFLKKFTQLAESNQAGIYVAFSSQLSGTYQTAVMIRDQVKEDYPDLDLTIIDSKCASLGYGLVVMKAAELLNNGGSKEEIIEASRFNSEHMEHLFTVEDLEYLAKGGRVSKASAFLGGLLNIKPLLHMEDGKLVPLEKLRGKKKLLKRILDMMEERGENLSDQVIAISHGDDEEFALEMKQLIEEKFSPKDVYISIIGCAIGSHTGTGTLAIFFLNQHS, from the coding sequence ATGACAGTAAAATTATTTGCTGATAGTGCAAGCGATCTTCCTGCTGCCTATTTCAACGAACACAACATAGAGCTTCTTCCACTTAAAGTACATATAGATGGCCAGGACTACGAGGACTTGATCACCATTGAACCGAAAACCGTATTCAATAAAATCAGGGACGGACATATGCCGAAAACGTCCCAAGTCTCACCGGACCTGTTCCTTAAAAAGTTCACACAGCTTGCAGAATCGAATCAAGCGGGCATTTACGTTGCCTTCTCTTCCCAATTATCAGGCACGTATCAAACCGCTGTCATGATCCGGGATCAGGTAAAAGAAGATTACCCTGATCTTGATTTGACCATCATTGATTCGAAATGCGCTTCACTCGGATATGGGTTGGTCGTCATGAAAGCGGCCGAACTCCTGAACAATGGCGGGTCAAAAGAAGAAATCATCGAAGCCTCCCGGTTTAACTCTGAGCATATGGAACATCTCTTCACCGTGGAAGATCTTGAATACCTCGCAAAAGGTGGGCGGGTTTCAAAAGCTTCAGCCTTTTTAGGCGGACTGCTTAACATCAAGCCTCTTCTTCACATGGAAGATGGTAAGCTTGTCCCGCTTGAAAAATTACGCGGAAAAAAGAAACTTCTTAAACGTATTTTAGATATGATGGAAGAACGTGGTGAGAATCTTTCTGACCAGGTGATTGCCATCAGTCACGGCGACGATGAAGAGTTTGCCCTTGAAATGAAGCAGCTCATCGAGGAAAAATTTTCACCGAAGGACGTTTACATCAGTATTATTGGATGTGCCATAGGTTCTCATACAGGTACAGGGACCTTAGCCATATTTTTCTTAAACCAGCACTCATAA
- a CDS encoding DUF3813 domain-containing protein — MSNPLFQQARNAVSSAKQACSTGENAQMSIDKAKNALSSAYANSNVEEQKQLHALQDELNRLS; from the coding sequence ATGAGCAATCCTCTATTCCAACAGGCACGTAACGCTGTATCTTCAGCTAAACAGGCATGCAGTACGGGAGAAAACGCTCAAATGTCCATTGATAAAGCGAAAAATGCTTTGTCATCTGCTTACGCTAACTCGAATGTCGAAGAGCAGAAGCAGCTTCACGCTCTTCAAGATGAGTTGAACCGCCTATCATAA
- a CDS encoding Gmad2 immunoglobulin-like domain-containing protein — translation MKAIVYVLICSILLLGAPLKPGAESVLPQEHPSFKDVIVREVKGRFTVTGQARVSSGSFYYVVEDGHRVLLPETLMKVNKEAPSWAGFSIILPELKRRNGKLFLNLYERDEGDGRIIHTYFVALP, via the coding sequence TTGAAAGCCATCGTGTATGTACTGATCTGCTCCATCCTGTTACTGGGGGCGCCCTTGAAACCGGGAGCAGAGAGCGTTTTACCTCAGGAACACCCGTCCTTTAAAGATGTTATTGTACGGGAAGTCAAGGGGCGCTTTACGGTCACTGGGCAAGCCCGAGTATCGAGTGGGAGTTTTTACTATGTGGTTGAGGATGGACATCGGGTTCTCCTCCCGGAAACGCTGATGAAAGTGAATAAAGAAGCTCCTTCCTGGGCGGGATTTTCCATCATACTCCCTGAGTTGAAAAGGAGAAATGGAAAGCTGTTCCTGAATTTATATGAGCGGGATGAGGGGGATGGCAGAATCATTCACACATATTTTGTCGCTCTTCCATAA
- a CDS encoding DUF3941 domain-containing protein has product MPHTSDNEKKARDNNALRQEKNKIKEVNRKAGKNQYSKKTDHL; this is encoded by the coding sequence ATGCCACATACATCTGATAATGAAAAAAAGGCGAGGGACAACAATGCCCTGCGCCAGGAAAAGAATAAAATCAAAGAAGTAAACCGGAAAGCCGGTAAAAATCAATACTCCAAAAAAACGGATCATCTGTAA
- a CDS encoding Cof-type HAD-IIB family hydrolase, with the protein MNSQEKHLIVLDLDGTLLTDEKKISSKTHDILKKARHRGHEVMIATGRPFRASELYYQQMQLTTPIVNFNGAFVHHPTDPSWGVYHEPMDLKVAKQIIDACDDFTFRNIVAEVMDDVYLHYHDEKIIDVFMMGNPSISTGDIRNVLSDHPTSMLIHAEEEDVADIRAHLDDVHAELIDHRRWAAPWHIIEIVKSGLNKAVGIERVASSLNIPQERIIAFGDEDNDLEMLEYAGTGVAMGNAIAPLKDIANEVTLSNEEDGIGRYLQKRFDL; encoded by the coding sequence ATGAACTCACAAGAAAAACATCTGATTGTTCTGGATCTCGATGGGACATTATTAACCGATGAGAAGAAAATCTCGTCCAAAACACATGACATATTAAAAAAAGCGCGCCATAGAGGGCATGAAGTGATGATTGCAACAGGCAGGCCGTTTCGTGCTAGTGAATTGTATTATCAACAAATGCAGTTGACCACTCCCATTGTCAATTTCAATGGGGCATTCGTGCATCACCCGACGGACCCATCATGGGGAGTCTACCATGAACCGATGGATCTGAAAGTGGCCAAACAAATCATCGATGCATGTGATGATTTCACGTTCCGTAATATCGTCGCTGAAGTGATGGATGATGTCTATCTTCATTATCATGACGAAAAGATCATCGATGTATTCATGATGGGTAATCCATCCATCTCAACAGGTGATATCCGGAATGTATTATCAGATCACCCTACATCCATGCTTATTCACGCTGAAGAAGAGGATGTAGCCGACATTCGCGCCCACCTCGATGATGTTCATGCAGAACTGATCGACCATCGCCGCTGGGCAGCACCTTGGCATATCATTGAGATCGTTAAATCCGGATTGAATAAAGCAGTAGGGATAGAGCGTGTCGCTTCTTCCTTGAACATCCCTCAAGAAAGGATCATCGCATTCGGGGATGAGGATAACGATCTGGAAATGCTCGAATACGCCGGAACAGGTGTGGCCATGGGTAATGCCATCGCTCCACTGAAGGATATTGCCAATGAAGTGACACTTTCGAATGAAGAGGATGGCATCGGGCGTTATCTGCAAAAACGCTTCGACTTATAA